From the genome of Acidobacteriota bacterium, one region includes:
- the nrdR gene encoding transcriptional repressor NrdR: MRCPFCNHPKDRVIDSRESRNGDFIRRRRECLNCSRRFTTYERIEEIPYMVVKKDGRREQFDRKKVLTGLLKACEKRPIGVTILEKIVDEVESLLHTKPDKEITTTEIGSFLMERLKELDKVAYVRFASVYREFQDVSEFMDELKALLAAKRKEEKES; encoded by the coding sequence ATGAGATGTCCTTTCTGTAATCATCCCAAGGACAGGGTGATCGATTCCCGGGAGAGCAGGAACGGTGATTTTATAAGGAGAAGAAGGGAGTGCCTAAACTGTTCCCGTCGCTTTACCACTTATGAACGGATCGAGGAGATCCCCTATATGGTGGTTAAGAAGGATGGGCGAAGGGAACAGTTCGACAGGAAGAAGGTGCTCACCGGACTTCTTAAGGCTTGCGAAAAAAGGCCTATCGGGGTAACTATCCTTGAGAAGATAGTGGATGAGGTAGAGTCGCTTCTCCATACGAAGCCGGACAAGGAAATAACTACCACCGAGATCGGCTCCTTCCTGATGGAGAGACTGAAGGAGCTCGACAAAGTAGCCTATGTCCGTTTCGCTTCGGTTTACCGTGAGTTTCAGGATGTATCCGAGTTTATGGATGAACTGAAGGCGCTACTCGCTGCCAAAAGGAAAGAGGAAAAGGAGAGTTAG
- a CDS encoding Hsp20/alpha crystallin family protein, whose protein sequence is MREVSFFECLAEMSRLQGEINRIFKRLIEYQQLEGEGAGEEFSPELDAFENEHQLTYRIELPGVEPEDIKLLLIGNTLLISGVKRERNLPQEEIRFHCIERRYGRFRRLIKLEGEVDKEKAHAFLENGVLTITIPKLPKPEPKEIKIEVIKR, encoded by the coding sequence ATGCGAGAGGTGAGCTTCTTCGAGTGCTTAGCTGAGATGTCTCGACTTCAAGGGGAGATAAATCGGATCTTCAAGCGCCTTATCGAATACCAGCAGCTGGAGGGAGAGGGAGCAGGTGAGGAGTTCAGCCCGGAACTTGACGCCTTCGAGAATGAACATCAGCTCACCTACCGCATAGAGCTACCCGGCGTAGAGCCAGAGGATATCAAACTCCTTCTGATAGGAAACACTCTCCTAATCAGCGGGGTAAAACGAGAGAGGAACCTTCCTCAGGAGGAGATTCGATTCCATTGCATAGAAAGGAGATACGGTAGATTTCGCCGATTGATAAAGCTTGAAGGGGAGGTAGATAAGGAGAAAGCACATGCCTTCCTCGAGAATGGGGTGTTAACCATAACCATCCCCAAGCTCCCCAAACCAGAGCCAAAGGAGATAAAGATAGAGGTTATAAAGAGATAG